Genomic window (Pseudomonas sp. MM211):
CGAAGAACGCTTCGGCCAGACCGAAATAGAGAATTTCCACCGAGCCCTCGGCGTCACGCTGCAGCTCGTAGTAACCGGCGATGGCGCCTTGGTGGTAGGCCACCCAAGTACGATGAGTGTCAGTCTCGACCAGCTCGCGCCACTGCGCGTCCGACCAGGACAGCTTGTCCGTCCACTCCCAAGGCCCGCCCACCAACTGGTAGAGAAAGCGGTTGAGCTGGAACTGCTTGATCCGGCATTCGACGATCTGCAAATCATCCGGCAACGCCTTGCCACGCACCTGCTCGGGGCTGTGCATTTCCAGGTAATACGTGATGTTGTCGCCCTGCTCGCTCATGCCGTCATCCGTCGTGTTGGTCAGGGCCACCCGGCCCAGGCAAAAAGCGCAGGCTAATGATCTTCGATGGATTCAGCAATCCGCTCAGGCTCGGCAGCTCTCGATACCCTGATTCCTATCTGCTGCAGGCGTCTTTCGAAATACCCAGCCAACCGCCCTGGCGAAGCAGTGCGTTTCTACGCTTGGTAAGGATGATGCTCGACCCAGTGCCGGGCGATGTCGACTCGACGCGCCACCCAGACACGATCATGGGCTTCGATATGATCGAGGAAGCGTTGCAATGCTCGGAAACGCCCAGGGCGACCGATCAGCCGTGCGTGCAGACCGATCGACATCATTTTCGGCGCCGTTTCGCCCTCGGCGTAGAGCACGTCGAAAGTATCTCTCAGGTAGGCGAAGAACTGGTCACCACTGTTGAATCCGCCCGGGCTCGAGAAGCGCATGTCATTGGCGTCGAGCGTATAAGGCACGATCAAGTGAGGCTGACGGGTACCGTCGCGAGTTTCTACGGTGCTCCATAGCGGCAGGTCGTCGCCGTAATAATCGCTGTCGTAGAGAAAGCCGCCATGCTCGACCACCAGGCGCCGCGTGTTGGGGCTGTCTCTACCGGTATACCAGCCGAGCGGTGCGGCGCCGGTAAGGCGGGTAATCAGCTCGACCGCGCGCTCGAGGTGTTCGCGCTCCAGATCGGCCGGAGTGTTCTGGTAATGCAACCAACGCCAGCCGTGACTGGCGATTTCGTGGTTGCGTGCGACCAACGCCTGGGTGATGTCCGGGCAACGCTCCAGGGCCATGGCGACGGCAAAGGCGGTAAGCGGCAGTTGGCGGCGTTGGAATTCATCGAGGATGCGCCACACACCGGCACGGGAGCCGTATTCGTACATCGACTCCATGCTCATATGCCGATCGGCAAAGCTCTGCGCACCGACGATCTCGGAAAGAAACGTTTCGCTCTGCGGATCCCCATGCAGCACACAACTTTCACTGCCCTCCTCGATATTGAGCACGAACTGGACGGCGATTCGCGCATTCCCCGGCCATTTTGCCTGAGGCGGGTTGCCTGCGTATCCGCGCAGGTCGCGGGGATAATGTGGAGTCATGTTCTTCCTTAGGCTGCTTTAGAGGTGATAGAAAATGTGCCAGCGGCACAGCCGCTACACCACCTTCTCGCGCGGCCAGGCATAGCTCAGGCTCTTGCTGCTGCCCAGGCGCAACTGCACCAGCGCCTCGACCCACTTCAGCGCCACCTGCACCCCATCGACCACCGGCACGCCAAGATCCTCCTGGAGGCGCTGCGCCCACTGGCTCATGCCAGCGCAGCCCATCACTAGGCATTCGCTGCGGTCATCGCGCAGAATCTGCCGGCCCAGATCGCGCAGGCGCAGGTAATGGGCAGGGTCACGCTCCAGCTCCAGCACCGGAATATCCGCCGCATGGATATTCGCGCAGCGCCGCTGCAGGCCATAGCTGTGCATGTTGCGCTCGATGATATGGATCGAGCGCGGCAGGCTGGTGAGGATCGAGTAGCGCACGCTCAGCATGCTCGCCGCGTGCATGGCCGCTTCGCCGATACCCAGCACCGGGCCACTGGCCAACTCTCGGGCGGCGTCCAGGCCGGTGTCGTCGAAACAGGCGATCACAACGCCTTGCACGCCTTCTTCCTGAGCTTGGCGCATCGCCCCCAGCAGGTGATAGGCCGCGTACACGCCATCGGCCGCGCCCTCGATACTCGCCACCGAGCCGGGCAGATGGATCACGCTCAACTGCGTATCCGCGGCCTTGATGCCCTGACAGGTTGCCTCCAGTAAATGGGCCATACCCGCCGAGCCATTGGGGTTGATCACGCGAATTTTCATACGGGTTTTCTCATACGCTGGCTAAAACTCATCAACAGCAGCACCAGACCAATCAGCGCCAGGGAAAACAGTGTGGTCAGTGTGCCCAGCGCATAGAGCACCGGCGTGGTGACGTTGGTGGTCATGCCGAAGATTTCCAGAGGCAGGCTATTGAAGCTGCCGGAGACCATCAGGGTGCGGGCGAACTCGTCGTAGGACAGGGTGAAGCCGAACAGCGCCACCCCGAACAGGCTCGGGGCAATCAGCGGTAGAACGATCAGGCGTACCGTTTGCCAGGCGCTCGCGCCGAGGTCGCGGGCAGCCATTTCGTAGGCGCGGTTGAAGCGGTTGAACACGGCGAACATGATCAGCAGGCCGAACGGCAGGGTCCAGGTCAGGTGCGCGCCAAAGGCCGAGCTGTACCAGATCGGCTCCCAGCCGAGGCGATCGAACATCAGGCCAATGCCCAGGCTGACCAGAATCGACGGAATGATCAGGCTCGCCAACGTCAGGTAGAACAGTGCCTGACTGCCAGCGAACGGGCGCCGGTAAGCGAACCCGGCGAGCACCGAGAACACCAGGGTGCAGGCCATCACCGCGATGCCGAGGAGAATCGAGCGGCTGAAGGCGCCAGCGAAATCGCCCACCTGCTGGGCCTGGAACAGGTTGTGAAACCAATGCAGGGACACGCCGTTCATGGGAAAGGTCAGCCCGCCGTCAGGCCCCTGGAACGAGAGAATGCCGATGGTCAGGGTCGGCCCGTAGAGAAACAGTACGAACAGGCCAAAGAACAGACTCAGGCAATAAAAGCTCAACGGCCGTGCCGTGGATTTCATGGTCATAGCTCCTTGCGGATATCCACCAGGCGGAACATCACCACCAGCATCAGCAGCACCGTGGCCAGCAGCACCACGGCACTGGCCGCAGCCGCCGGGTACTGCAGCAAGCTGATCTCGTTGTGGATCAGCACGCCGACCGAGGCATGCAGGCCGCCGCCCATGATGCGCACGGTGACGAAGTCGCCCATCACCAGGGTCAGTACGAAAATGCTGCCGATGAGGATGCCCGACTTGCACAGCGGCACGATCACCAGCAGGAGGATCTGCCAGGTCTGCGCGCCGGCGTCCCGCGCAGCCTCGATCAGGCGGCGGTCGATACGCATCATGGTGTTGAAGATCGGCACCACCATGAACAGGGTGTACAGGTGCACATAGGCCAGAACGATGGAGAAATCGCTGTACAGCAGAAACTCCAGCGGCTGGTCGATCAGCCCGGCACCGATCAGGCTGCTGTTGACCAGACCATTGCGCCCTAACAGCGGTATCCAGGAAATCATGCGGATGATGTTGGAGGTGAAGAACGGGATGGTGCACAGCAGAAACAGCAAGGTTTGCACCTTGTTGCTGCGAATGTGGAAGGCCAGGTAGTAGGCCACGGTAAAGCCCAGCGTCAGGGTGATCAGCCAGGTCACCAGGGCGTACTTGAAGGTATTCAGGTAGGCCTGCAAGGTCGTCGGCGATGACAGCAGGTACTGGTAGTTGCCGAAGATGAAATCCGGGATCAACTGGTAGGAGTCGTAGTCCCAGAAGCTCACCACCACGATCACCGTGATGGGAAAGACCAGGAACAGCAGCAGGGTCAGCGCCAGCGGCAGGGCTTGCAGGTGGCTGATGTTGGCGAGTCCGGTGCGCATATCGAATCCAGGCTGCGGAAAAGTAGGGTGTCGCAGGCGTAGCGGTGGATGAAACAACGTCATCCACCGCTACGGCCGGCTCAGGAAACGATGAATTCGTTCCACTTGCGGATCATGTGGCGGTTCTCGTCCATCACCGAGTTCCAGCAAGCCACGCTGCCCATGCGCTGCTCATAGGAGCCACCATCACGCACAGCGCCGGCCTTTTCCATGACCTTGCCGTCCGGGCTGAGAATGTCGCTCTGGGCGGCCTTGCCCTCCATCCAGAAGCCCCACTCATCGGCGCTCATGTACTGCTTGGAGGTCTCGGGCGCAGCGCTGTAGTAGCCCTGGCGGTTGAGGTAGGCACCGACCCAGCCCGACAGGTACCAGTCGATGTACTCATAGGCCGCATCCAGCTCCAGACCGCTGAGGTGCTTGGCCAGACCAATGCCGCCGCCCCAGGCCCGATAGCCCTCTTCCAGCGGCTGGTAGGTGCAAGCCACACCGCGGCTGCGCACGGCGGCCACGGCCGGTGACCACATGGACTGGATCACCACCTCACCGGAGGCCATCAGGTTCACCGACTCATCGAAGCTCTTCCAGAAGGCGCGGAACTGGCCGTCTTTCTTCGCCTGCATGAGGATGGCGATGGTCTTGTCGATCTCGGCCTGGGTCATGTTGCCCTTGTCGCCGTAGGTGATCTCACCCATGGATTCGCAGATCATCGCCGCGTCCATGATGCCGATGGACGGGATGTTGAGGATCGAGGTCTTGCCCTTGAAGGCCGGATCCATGATGTCGCGCCAGTTCTTGATCGGGCGCCCGACCAGATCCGGGCGAATGCCCAGGGTGTCGGCGTTGTAGATGGTCGGCACCAGCGTCATCCAGCGGGTCGGCTCACTGGCGAACTTCAGCGAATCGGCGCTTTCGACGAAGCCAACGGTGTGCGGCGCCGTGCCTTGGGCGATCACCGAATCGGCGTTCAGTTTGCCGTTGATGAACAGCGGCGAGATCTTGTCGAAATTCTTCAGGCGCCGGGTGTCCATGGCCTGCATGGTGCCGGATGGGTACACCTTCTTGCCGATCCAGTACTCGATATCGGCAATGTCGAAGGAGCGTGGCTGAGTCACCGCCCGCTGCGCCACCGCATCGGAGTCCAGCGCGGTGAGTTGCAGGGTGATACCCAAATCTTCCTTGGCCTTCATGGCGATGTCGTTGAGGTTGGACACCCCGGTGCCGAACTGACGCAAGGTGATGTTCTTGATGTTCTGCGCCCAGATCATCGGAAATCCAGTGATCGCGCCGGAGCCCACGGCCACTGCCGAGGCCACTCCCAGCCCCTTGATCAGGCTGCGCCTGGACAATCCCTTGGCGGATTCCACCTGCGGGGTTTCGGCGGGGAGTTGCGGGGTGCTGTCGTCGTGCTCGCTCATCAGTGAACCTCCTTGGTCGGGTTGGCGTGTTGTGGGGAGAACAGGTTGAGGTGCGTGGCATCCCAGGCCAGGGTGACCTCGGCGCCCACCTCGGGTACCTGGCACTGGCGGTCGGCCAGGTAAACCATCAGCGGCGTAGCGCTGGCGGTCTGGCATTCGACATAGATGAAGGCGCCCTGGAACTCGACATCGCAGACCCTTGCCGGCAGGCCAAACTGCCCAGCCGGCGGAACGCTGCCAGGCGGCAGGATGTCCAGGTGATCGCAGCGCACCGAGAACGCCAGCGGCGTACCTACGGTGGCCTCGGCATAGGCGTCGCCCAGTTGCGCCAGGCTCAGGCTGCCCTGCCCTACACCTTCGACGCTGAGCACCACGCGATCAGCCTCGCGCTTAGTCAGCTCGCCGCGCATCAGGCTGTGGCCGCCGATGAATTGCGCGACAAAAGGAGTGGCCGGCCGCTCGAACAATTCCCGTGGCGGCGCGACCTGCTGGATCTTGCCACCGTCCATTACCACCGCCAGATCGGCCAGGGCGAAGGCTTCCTCCTGGGAGTGGGTGACGTGAATGAAGGTCAGCCCCAATTGCTTCTGGATCGCCTTGAGCTCCTTGCGCATGCGAATCCGCAAGAACGGGTCGAGAGCGGACAGCGGCTCGTCGAGCAGCACCACATCCGGCTGGGTAATCAGTGCACGGGCCAGT
Coding sequences:
- a CDS encoding GNAT family N-acetyltransferase produces the protein MSEQGDNITYYLEMHSPEQVRGKALPDDLQIVECRIKQFQLNRFLYQLVGGPWEWTDKLSWSDAQWRELVETDTHRTWVAYHQGAIAGYYELQRDAEGSVEILYFGLAEAFFGQGFGGPLLTHALQSAWAWSGTRRVWVHTCTFDHPSALANYQARGLQLYHQEVEG
- a CDS encoding ABC transporter substrate-binding protein; translated protein: MSEHDDSTPQLPAETPQVESAKGLSRRSLIKGLGVASAVAVGSGAITGFPMIWAQNIKNITLRQFGTGVSNLNDIAMKAKEDLGITLQLTALDSDAVAQRAVTQPRSFDIADIEYWIGKKVYPSGTMQAMDTRRLKNFDKISPLFINGKLNADSVIAQGTAPHTVGFVESADSLKFASEPTRWMTLVPTIYNADTLGIRPDLVGRPIKNWRDIMDPAFKGKTSILNIPSIGIMDAAMICESMGEITYGDKGNMTQAEIDKTIAILMQAKKDGQFRAFWKSFDESVNLMASGEVVIQSMWSPAVAAVRSRGVACTYQPLEEGYRAWGGGIGLAKHLSGLELDAAYEYIDWYLSGWVGAYLNRQGYYSAAPETSKQYMSADEWGFWMEGKAAQSDILSPDGKVMEKAGAVRDGGSYEQRMGSVACWNSVMDENRHMIRKWNEFIVS
- a CDS encoding ABC transporter ATP-binding protein — translated: MSGKGQVELVAVHKSYGARVAVSDIHLKIPSGSYCCLLGPSGCGKSTTLRMLAGHEEVSEGDILMDNRNVTEFSPTQRGTAMMFQNYALFPHMSCLDNVGFGLRIAGMAKAERHAKARELLALVNMQDYAESYPEQLSGGQQQRVALARALITQPDVVLLDEPLSALDPFLRIRMRKELKAIQKQLGLTFIHVTHSQEEAFALADLAVVMDGGKIQQVAPPRELFERPATPFVAQFIGGHSLMRGELTKREADRVVLSVEGVGQGSLSLAQLGDAYAEATVGTPLAFSVRCDHLDILPPGSVPPAGQFGLPARVCDVEFQGAFIYVECQTASATPLMVYLADRQCQVPEVGAEVTLAWDATHLNLFSPQHANPTKEVH
- a CDS encoding aspartate/glutamate racemase family protein, with the protein product MKIRVINPNGSAGMAHLLEATCQGIKAADTQLSVIHLPGSVASIEGAADGVYAAYHLLGAMRQAQEEGVQGVVIACFDDTGLDAARELASGPVLGIGEAAMHAASMLSVRYSILTSLPRSIHIIERNMHSYGLQRRCANIHAADIPVLELERDPAHYLRLRDLGRQILRDDRSECLVMGCAGMSQWAQRLQEDLGVPVVDGVQVALKWVEALVQLRLGSSKSLSYAWPREKVV
- a CDS encoding ABC transporter permease; translated protein: MKSTARPLSFYCLSLFFGLFVLFLYGPTLTIGILSFQGPDGGLTFPMNGVSLHWFHNLFQAQQVGDFAGAFSRSILLGIAVMACTLVFSVLAGFAYRRPFAGSQALFYLTLASLIIPSILVSLGIGLMFDRLGWEPIWYSSAFGAHLTWTLPFGLLIMFAVFNRFNRAYEMAARDLGASAWQTVRLIVLPLIAPSLFGVALFGFTLSYDEFARTLMVSGSFNSLPLEIFGMTTNVTTPVLYALGTLTTLFSLALIGLVLLLMSFSQRMRKPV
- the puuE gene encoding allantoinase PuuE, with product MTPHYPRDLRGYAGNPPQAKWPGNARIAVQFVLNIEEGSESCVLHGDPQSETFLSEIVGAQSFADRHMSMESMYEYGSRAGVWRILDEFQRRQLPLTAFAVAMALERCPDITQALVARNHEIASHGWRWLHYQNTPADLEREHLERAVELITRLTGAAPLGWYTGRDSPNTRRLVVEHGGFLYDSDYYGDDLPLWSTVETRDGTRQPHLIVPYTLDANDMRFSSPGGFNSGDQFFAYLRDTFDVLYAEGETAPKMMSIGLHARLIGRPGRFRALQRFLDHIEAHDRVWVARRVDIARHWVEHHPYQA
- a CDS encoding ABC transporter permease: MSHLQALPLALTLLLFLVFPITVIVVVSFWDYDSYQLIPDFIFGNYQYLLSSPTTLQAYLNTFKYALVTWLITLTLGFTVAYYLAFHIRSNKVQTLLFLLCTIPFFTSNIIRMISWIPLLGRNGLVNSSLIGAGLIDQPLEFLLYSDFSIVLAYVHLYTLFMVVPIFNTMMRIDRRLIEAARDAGAQTWQILLLVIVPLCKSGILIGSIFVLTLVMGDFVTVRIMGGGLHASVGVLIHNEISLLQYPAAAASAVVLLATVLLMLVVMFRLVDIRKEL